The proteins below are encoded in one region of Phaseolus vulgaris cultivar G19833 chromosome 1, P. vulgaris v2.0, whole genome shotgun sequence:
- the LOC137814240 gene encoding protein indeterminate-domain 12-like, with protein sequence MFPTAISNSTSLSGDASVSSGTNVQDLGGLSQGLSNVSPQQQPQKIKKKRSLPGNPDPDAEVIALSPKTLLATNRFVCEICHKGFQRDQNLQLHRRGHNLPWKLKQRNSKEVKKKAYVCPEPSCVHHNPSRALGDLTGIKKHYCRKHGEKKWKCEKCSKIYAVQSDWKAHSKTCGTREYRCDCGTLFSRKDSFITHRAFCDALAEESARLSANQLAVAATTTTNPFQSLFLFQTQQQNFQNHHMTSFNQWDSSQENPNPSNIATSLHIKPESQTFHNPTLSSLLQQQEQQHPNKGMIISPFRNLHVPSQASIAATSAYMSATALLQKAATVGAAAMTGPSPAAAGPQRAMGHVTQLGAGEFGTVSQLDPVVVPDYVRGFPGRSLKSDRLTRDFLGLTGEANGGVDGAAVDVSTNVKDMLSFAGNVEYLQPLRQHHHHTLLKPQQGFGFLETTTAPETWGNC encoded by the exons ATGTTCCCCACGGCTATTTCCAATTCAACTTCTTTGTCCGGGGATGCCAGTGTTTCTTCTGGTACAAATGTTCAGGACCTGGGAGGACTCAGTCAAGGCCTCTCTAACGTTTCTCCTCAACAGCAACCCCAAAAGATCAAGAAAAAGAGAAGCCTTCCTGGAAATCCAG ACCCAGATGCTGAAGTGATAGCCTTATCTCCGAAGACCCTTTTGGCCACCAATAGATTTGTTTGTGAGATCTGTCACAAGGGTTTCCAGAGAGATCAGAACCTGCAGCTTCATAGGAGGGGACATAACCTCCCCTGGAAGCTGAAGCAAAGGAACAGTAAAGAGGTAAAAAAGAAAGCCTACGTTTGCCCTGAACCTTCATGCGTTCACCACAACCCATCTAGGGCCCTGGGGGATCTTACAGGAATCAAGAAACACTACTGCAGAAAGCATGGAGAGAAGAAGTGGAAATGTGAAAAGTGCTCAAAGATATATGCGGTTCAATCAGATTGGAAAGCTCACTCAAAAACCTGTGGTACAAGAGAATATAGATGTGACTGTGGAACCCTTTTTTCCAG GAAGGACAGCTTCATAACTCATAGGGCATTCTGTGATGCATTGGCGGAAGAAAGTGCAAGACTATCAGCAAACCAATTAGCCGTTGCAGCCACCACCACGACAAACCCATTCCAATCCCTCTTTCTCTTCCAAACCCAACAACAGAACTTCCAAAACCACCATATGACCAGTTTCAACCAATGGGATTCGTCTCAAGAAAACCCTAACCCTAGTAACATCGCCACTTCCCTCCACATCAAGCCAGAATCTCAAACTTTCCACAACCCCACCCTCTCTTCACTTCTCCAACAACAAGAGCAGCAACACCCCAACAAGGGCATGATAATCTCACCTTTCAGGAACCTCCACGTGCCCTCACAAGCCTCCATTGCTGCCACGTCAGCATACATGTCAGCCACTGCGCTGCTTCAAAAGGCTGCAACCGTCGGAGCCGCTGCCATGACGGGCCCAAGCCCTGCTGCTGCTGGGCCTCAGCGCGCAATGGGTCACGTGACTCAGCTCGGCGCGGGCGAGTTCGGAACAGTGAGTCAACTCGACCCGGTGGTGGTGCCGGACTACGTGAGAGGGTTCCCCGGTCGGAGTCTCAAGAGTGACCGTCTAACTAGGGACTTCCTCGGACTCACGGGAGAAGCTAACGGCGGAGTTGACGGAGCCGCGGTTGACGTTAGCACGAACGTGAAGGATATGCTGTCGTTCGCAGGGAATGTGGAGTACCTACAACCGCTCCGTCAGCATCACCACCACACGCTTCTCAAGCCCCAACAAGGCTTCGGTTTCCTTGAGACAACCACTGCCCCCGAGACGTGGGGGAATTGTTGA
- the LOC137816042 gene encoding uncharacterized protein, producing MYGYYMPKPKRIKNLLKAIGGHSSDTSVRNYVQPNDTPQTTRQQITKSGQPHIGSPLPQASGHTPPQISKSAQPRDLQPTFQSAALPQTESTQPPISQSAQPEGTSEYAQPHTSDSALPHTSESTLPHTSESTQPHTPQSAQPHTLESEAERVAPKKGRHSNHYWFVDTIDEHGVTQKTKLKVRDAHNLPIGIRVVVNYDDIFQPIGEACGLLAGVCGQLATNHILLPISFESWSSVPDTYKDTIWESALKSRFCFMVNEDLAKRDVMFKIGKLWREYRCKLWNEFYDPVLSRNDLIKNVPDGLNMEQWAIFVDYRLKPSTVKLCNRNREIRKKQTIPHTGAAMALSRRRDNLKIETGRNIGRAEMWKITHKRKNDTYVNDEAMEIGDKIDELMLENPETASHISPNDPVGVIFGKEHPGRVRGLSYGACPNLAFRKSTTRVSNMNNGSSSGGSSTNVEEKVEKMATELAVVRSQMHTMLAYIASRPDVPEHFAAMAANLVQASINEAPDVASGAPSPNQNIRSSGGSKTN from the exons TATGTTCAACCTAATGACACGCCTCAAACTACACGTCAACAAATAACTAAATCTGGTCAACCACATATTGGATCTCCATTACCACAAGCATCTGGACATACACCACCACAAATCTCAAAATCTGCACAACCACGAGATTTACAACCTACTTTTCAATCAGCAGCACTACCACAAACTGAGTCTACTCAACCACCAATCTCACAATCTGCACAACCTGAAGGCACATCTGAGTATGCACAACCACACACATCTGACTCTGCACTACCACATACATCTGAGTCTACACTGCCACATACATCCGAGTCTACACAACCACATACCCCTCAATCTGCACAACCGCATACATTAGAATCTGAAGCAGAAAGGGTGGCACCAAAAAAAGGCAGACATTCAAACCACTATTGGTTTGTTGATACTATAG ATGAGCACGGAGTTACTCAGAAAACGAAGCTCAAGGTTAGGGATGCTCATAATTTGCCCATTGGAATACGTGTGGTTGTCAACTATGATGATATCTTTCAACCCATTGGAGAAGCATGTGGTTTGCTTGCTGGAGTTTGTGGACAGCTAGCAACAAATCATATATTGTTGCCTATAAGTTTTGAAAGTTGGTCATCTGTGCCTGATACTTACAAGGATACTATATGGGAAAGTGCACTGAAG AGTCGTTTTTGCTTCATGGTAAATGAAGATCTCGCTAAGAGAGATGTTATGTTCAAAATTGGCAAATTGTGGAGGGAGTATAGATGCAAGCTCTGGAATGAATTCTATGACCCAGTGTTAAGCAGAAATGACTTGATAAAGAATGTTCCAGATGGTCTTAACATGGAGCAGTGGGCTATATTTGTGGATTATCGTCTCAAGCCTTCCACAGTG AAACTGTGTAACAGGAATAGAGAGATAAGAAAGAAACAAACTATTCCTCACACTGGTGCAGCTATGGCATTGTCAAGAAGGAGGGATAATCTG AAAATTGAGACTGGTAGGAACATTGGCCGAGCTGAGATGTGGAAGATCACACACAAGAGGAAGAATGACACGTATGTTAATGATGAAGCTATGGAGATTGGG GATAAAATTGATGAGTTAATGCTGGAAAATCCAGAAACTGCATCACATATATCTCCAAATGATCCTGTTGGTGTCATTTTTGGAAAGGAGCATCCAGGGAGGGTCAGAGGACTTTCATATGGAGCTTGTCCTAACCTTGCTTTCAGGAAATCCACAACAAGGGTAAGTAATATGAATAATGGTTCCTCTAGTGGTGGGTCTTCAACAAATGTTGAAGAAAAGGTAGAAAAGATGGCAACTGAACTTGCAGTTGTAAGGAGCCAAATGCATACTATGCTAGCCTACATTGCTTCTAGACCAGACGTGCCGGAACATTTTGCTGCAATGGCCGCAAATTTGGTACAAGCATCTATTAATGAG GCACCGGATGTTGCtagtggtgctccatcaccaAACCAGAATATAAGATCAAGTGGAGGGAGTAAGACAAATTAG